The following are encoded together in the Lathyrus oleraceus cultivar Zhongwan6 chromosome 3, CAAS_Psat_ZW6_1.0, whole genome shotgun sequence genome:
- the LOC127127820 gene encoding probable sodium/metabolite cotransporter BASS3, chloroplastic: MASISVFSPLPSIKQKRNLSTSRPLLRSRSSFSFQRVPSNGGPTSSFACSTSNFHRRHGFIDRQRKSPVLQFGVDDESVAVVGGGERDWSQILSALLPFVVAVTAVAALSQPSTFTWVSKELYAPALGGIMLSIGIGLSIEDFALAFKRPLPLSIGFIAQYALKPVLGVLIAKAFGLPRMFYAGFVLMACVSGAQLSSYASFISKGDVALCIVLTSYTTIASVILTPLLTGLLIGSVVPVDAVAMSKSILQVVLAPVTLGLLLNTYAKPVVSILRPVMPFVAMICTSLCIGSPLAINRSQILSGEGLRLVFPVLLFHAAAFTLGYWFSNLPPLRQEERVNRTISLCTGMQSSTLAGLLASQFLGSSQAVPPACSVVAMAIMGLCLASFWGKGFEIRNLLTSLPSLRTNSAVKA, encoded by the exons ATGGCTTCAATTTCCGTTTTCTCTCCTTTACCCAGCATAAAACAAAAGCGCAACctttcaacttcacgacccctgTTACGTTCTCGCTCTTCCTTTTCCTTTCAAAGAGTACCATCAAACGGTGGCCCTACGTCGAGTTTCGCTTGCTCCACTTCGAATTTTCATCGGAGACACGGGTTTATTGATAGACAACGGAAATCTCCGGTTCTTCAATTTGGTGTTGATGATGAAAGTGTTGCTGTTGTTGGTGGCGGTGAAAGAGATTGGTCTCAGATTTTGTCGGCATTGCTTCCTTTTGTTGTTGCTGTTACCGCTGTTGCTGCTCTTTCTCAACCTTCCACTTTTACTTG GGTATCTAAGGAGTTATATGCTCCAGCTCTTGGTGGCATTATGTTGTCTATTGGGATAGGACTATCCATAGAGGATTTTGCTCTTGCTTTCAAAAG GCCTTTACCACTTTCCATTGGATTTATTGCTCAATATGCGCTGAAACCTGTACTTGGTGTCTTGATTGCAAAGGCTTTTGGTTTGCCTAGAATGTTTTATGCTGGCTTTGTCCTCATGGCTTGTGTTTCAGGGGCTCAGTTGTCTAGCTATGCAAGCTTTATAAGCAAAGGCGATGTAGCCTTATGCATTGTACTTACAAGCTATACCACTATTGCATCGGTTATTCTTACGCCTTTGTTAACTGGTCTTCTAATTGGATCTGTAGTGCCTGTTGATGCTGTTGCCATGTCAAAGTCAATATTACAG GTTGTTCTTGCTCCAGTGACACTTGGTCTTCTTCTCAATACATATGCAAAGCCAGTTGTATCTATTCTACGACCTGTGATGCCATTTGTTGCTATGATTTGCACCTCATTGTGCATTGGCAGCCCTCTCGCCATAAACCGAAGTCAAATTTTGTCAGGCGAAGGTCTTCGGTTGGTTTTTCCAGTATTATTATTTCATGCTGCTGCCTTCACCTTAGGATATTGGTTCTCAAATCTTCCACCCTTAAG GCAAGAAGAACGAGTGAACCGAACAATTTCATTATGCACTGGAATGCAGAGCTCGACCCTTGCAGGTCTTCTCGCATCACAATTTTTAGGAAGTAGTCAAGCAGTTCCTCCTGCATGTTCTGTTGTAGCCA